In the genome of Dickeya fangzhongdai, one region contains:
- the fpr gene encoding ferredoxin--NADP(+) reductase, with amino-acid sequence MAEWVTGKVIQVEHWTENLFSLRLEAPVAPFTAGQFAKLALELDGERVQRAYSYVNAPSDNLLEFYLVNVPDGKLSPHLHRCQPGDEVLVTQEAAGFFVLDEIPDCDTLWMLATGTAIGPYLSILQEGRDLERFKHIVLVHAARFARDLSYLPLMQQLEQRYDGKLRIQTVVSREEQPGTLTGRVPALIESGALEAAVGLPMDAATSHVMLCGNPQMVRDTQQLLKDTRQMSKHLRRRPGHMTSEHYW; translated from the coding sequence ATGGCAGAGTGGGTGACCGGCAAGGTTATTCAGGTTGAACACTGGACGGAAAACTTATTCAGTCTGCGGCTGGAAGCGCCGGTGGCGCCGTTTACCGCCGGGCAGTTCGCCAAGCTGGCGCTGGAACTGGACGGCGAGCGAGTGCAACGCGCCTATTCCTACGTCAACGCTCCCAGCGACAATCTGCTGGAGTTTTACTTGGTCAACGTGCCGGACGGCAAGCTCAGCCCGCATCTGCACCGTTGCCAGCCGGGCGACGAGGTGCTGGTGACGCAGGAAGCCGCCGGCTTCTTCGTGCTCGACGAGATTCCGGACTGCGACACGCTGTGGATGCTGGCGACCGGCACCGCCATCGGCCCGTATCTGTCGATTCTGCAGGAAGGGCGCGACCTGGAACGGTTCAAACATATCGTGCTGGTGCACGCCGCCCGTTTCGCCCGCGATCTCAGCTACCTGCCGCTGATGCAACAGCTGGAACAGCGCTATGACGGCAAGCTGCGCATCCAGACCGTGGTCAGCCGCGAGGAACAGCCCGGCACGCTCACCGGCCGCGTGCCGGCGCTGATTGAAAGCGGTGCGCTGGAGGCGGCGGTCGGCCTGCCGATGGACGCGGCGACCAGCCACGTGATGCTGTGCGGCAACCCGCAGATGGTGCGGGATACCCAGCAGTTGCTCAAAGACACGCGGCAGATGAGCAAACACCTGCGCCGTCGTCCCGGCCATATGACCAGCGAGCACTACTGGTAA
- the glpX gene encoding class II fructose-bisphosphatase translates to MKRELAIEFSRVTEAAALAGYKWLGRGDKNAADNAAVQAMRIMLNQVDINGRIVIGEGEIDEAPMLYIGEQVGTGHGDAVDIAVDPIEGTRMTAMGQANALAVLAVGEQGAFLHAPDMYMEKLIVGPQAKGAIDLDRPLEDNLKRVAERLGKPLGELTVITLAKPRHDRVIADMQRLGVKVFAIPDGDVAASILTCMPESEVDVLYGIGGAPEGVISAAVIRALDGDMQGRLLARHQVKEDNAENRRLGEQELARCREMGIEAGKVLMLGDMARNDNVIFSATGITKGDLLDGISRRGNIATTETLLIRGKSRTIRRISSTHYLDRKDQALHAFLL, encoded by the coding sequence ATGAAACGTGAATTAGCCATCGAATTCTCCCGCGTTACCGAAGCAGCCGCGCTGGCCGGTTACAAATGGCTGGGCCGTGGCGATAAGAACGCCGCCGACAACGCTGCGGTGCAGGCGATGCGTATCATGCTCAATCAGGTCGACATCAACGGTCGAATCGTCATCGGCGAAGGCGAAATCGATGAAGCGCCGATGCTCTACATCGGCGAGCAGGTGGGCACCGGGCACGGCGACGCGGTAGACATCGCCGTCGATCCGATCGAAGGCACCCGCATGACGGCGATGGGGCAGGCTAACGCGCTGGCGGTGCTGGCGGTGGGTGAACAGGGGGCATTCCTGCACGCGCCCGACATGTACATGGAAAAACTGATTGTCGGCCCGCAGGCCAAAGGCGCTATCGACCTTGACCGTCCGCTGGAAGACAACCTGAAACGGGTTGCAGAACGATTGGGCAAGCCGCTCGGCGAGCTCACCGTGATCACACTGGCCAAACCGCGCCACGATCGGGTGATCGCCGACATGCAGCGGCTGGGCGTAAAAGTGTTCGCCATTCCTGATGGCGACGTGGCCGCCTCTATTCTGACCTGCATGCCGGAAAGCGAGGTCGACGTGCTCTACGGCATCGGCGGCGCGCCGGAAGGCGTGATCTCGGCGGCAGTGATCCGCGCGCTAGACGGCGACATGCAGGGGCGTCTGCTGGCCCGTCACCAGGTGAAGGAAGACAATGCGGAAAACCGTCGGCTGGGCGAGCAGGAACTGGCGCGCTGCCGTGAAATGGGCATCGAAGCCGGCAAGGTACTGATGCTGGGCGACATGGCGCGCAACGACAACGTGATATTTTCCGCCACCGGCATCACCAAGGGCGATCTGCTCGACGGCATTTCCCGCCGCGGCAACATCGCCACCACCGAAACCCTGCTGATCCGCGGCAAGTCGCGCACCATCCGCCGCATCAGTTCTACCCATTATCTGGACCGCAAAGATCAGGCGCTGCACGCCTTTTTGCTGTAG
- a CDS encoding DUF805 domain-containing protein, giving the protein MTIQQWCFSFRGRVGRRDFWLGMVIVLALMVGLFMLAGTGWLETQKAAFVLVVLMWPLAAILVKRLHDRNKSGWWALLLVVAWMLGNGNWSMLPPLGQWGVGSFLPVLIAVMMLLDCGAFVGTAGANRFGPAAEPLRLRAS; this is encoded by the coding sequence ATGACGATACAACAATGGTGTTTTTCGTTTCGCGGCCGTGTTGGCCGCCGGGATTTCTGGTTAGGGATGGTGATTGTGCTGGCGCTAATGGTGGGGTTGTTCATGCTGGCCGGTACCGGCTGGCTGGAAACCCAGAAAGCGGCGTTCGTGCTGGTGGTGTTGATGTGGCCGCTGGCGGCGATACTGGTCAAACGGCTGCATGACCGCAACAAAAGCGGCTGGTGGGCGTTATTACTGGTGGTGGCCTGGATGCTGGGCAACGGCAACTGGTCGATGCTGCCGCCGCTCGGTCAGTGGGGGGTGGGGAGTTTCCTGCCTGTGTTGATTGCCGTGATGATGCTGCTGGATTGCGGCGCGTTTGTCGGTACGGCTGGCGCAAATCGTTTCGGACCGGCGGCGGAGCCGTTGCGGCTCCGCGCTTCCTGA
- a CDS encoding DUF1454 family protein, with amino-acid sequence MKNALLIVCCLSAGLLCTPFARSDGLFQQKPPTAAPYLLSGSPTFDMTIVQFRTRYNLSNPSLPIREYRVVDTGDDSPNLTRAASRINDRLYSSTALEKGTGKIKTMQITWLPKPKDTDQSGRRKQAIGYMAALVRTFMPSLTTEQSLKKIETLLEKGKGQRFYQQTEGALRYVVADHGEKGLTFAVEPIKLALSDS; translated from the coding sequence ATGAAAAATGCCCTGTTGATTGTTTGTTGCCTGTCTGCTGGCCTACTCTGCACCCCGTTTGCCAGGAGTGACGGTCTGTTCCAGCAAAAACCCCCGACCGCCGCGCCTTATCTGCTGTCAGGCTCTCCCACGTTCGACATGACCATCGTACAGTTTCGCACCCGTTATAACCTGAGCAACCCGTCGTTGCCGATTAGAGAATACCGGGTGGTCGATACCGGCGATGACTCGCCCAATCTGACGCGCGCCGCCAGCCGCATCAACGATCGTCTGTATTCTTCCACCGCGCTGGAAAAAGGCACCGGCAAGATCAAAACCATGCAGATTACCTGGCTGCCCAAACCGAAAGATACCGACCAGAGTGGTCGACGCAAACAGGCTATCGGCTACATGGCGGCGCTGGTGCGCACCTTTATGCCGTCGTTGACCACCGAGCAAAGCCTGAAAAAGATCGAAACGTTGCTGGAAAAAGGCAAAGGGCAGCGCTTTTACCAGCAAACGGAAGGAGCATTGCGCTACGTCGTGGCGGATCATGGCGAAAAAGGGCTAACTTTCGCTGTTGAACCGATTAAGCTGGCGCTATCTGATTCGTGA